From the Ascaphus truei isolate aAscTru1 chromosome 15, aAscTru1.hap1, whole genome shotgun sequence genome, one window contains:
- the EIF2S2 gene encoding eukaryotic translation initiation factor 2 subunit 2, giving the protein MSGDEMIFDPNMSKKKKKKKKPFMLDDEGGEQQPEETQVPETKEVEPEPFEDKDVDVDDETFRRKDAPDDLDDLNFFNQKKKKKKTKKCDLEEAEEAVKTLKIEVEVQEAATESQDDDLDFMLGKKKKKKNVIFPEEDDDLEKEDAFEEEEDFKKDDGISFRSPLGPAWAGSERDYTYDELLNRVFNIMREKNPDMVAGEKRKFVMKPPQVVRVGTKKTSFVNFTDICKLLHRQPKHLLAFLLAELGTSGSIDGNNQLVIKGRFQQKQIENVLRRYIKEYVTCHTCRSPDTILQKDTRLYFLQCETCHSRCSVASIKTGFQAVTGKRAQLRAKAN; this is encoded by the exons ATGTCCGGGGACGAA ATGATTTTCGACCCCAACATGtccaagaagaagaagaaaaagaagaagccCTTCATGCTGGACgacgaggggggagagcagcagccGGAGGAGACCCAGGTACCAGAGACCAAAGAGGTGGAGCCGGAGCCATTCGAAGATAAGGACGTGGATGTGGACGATGAGACCTTCAGGAGGAAAG ACGCGCCCGACGACCTGGACGATTTGAACTTCTTCAatcagaagaagaaaaagaagaaaacgaaAAAGTGCGACTTGGAGGAAGCGGAGGAGGCcgtgaag ACTCTGAAGATCGAGGTGGAGGTTCAGGAAGCGGCCACAGAATCGCAGGACGACGACCTGGACTTCATGCtggggaagaagaagaagaaaaagaacgtGATCTTCCCGGAGGAGGACGACGACCTGGAGAAGGAGGACG CCTTTGAGGAAGAAGAGGACTTCAAGAAAGACGATGGCATCTCCTTCCGCTCCCCGCTGGGTCCCGCGTGGGCTGGCTCGGAGAGGGACTATACTTACGATGAG CTGCTAAACCGCGTCTTTAACATTATGCGCGAGAAAAACCCAGACATGGTGGCAGGAGAGAAGCGGAAGTTTGTCATGAAGCCGCCTCAGGTCGTCCGAGTAGGAACCAAGAAAACCTCATTTGTTAACTTCACCGATATCTGCAAACT ATTGCATCGTCAGCCAAAACATCTCCTGGCTTTCTTGTTAGCAGAGTTAGGTACCAG CGGCTCCATAGATGGTAACAACCAGCTGGTCATCAAAGGCCGCTTCCAGCAGAAGCAGATCGAGAACGTCCTGAGAAGATATATCA AGGAGTACGTGACCTGCCACACGTGTCGGTCCCCAGACACCATCCTACAGAAGGACACGCGCCTGTACTTCCTGCAGTGCGAGACCTGCCACTCTCGCTGCTCCGTGGCCAGCATCAAAACCGGCTTCCAGGCCGTCACGGGCAAGAGAGCCCAGCTGCGGGCCAAAGCCAACTAG